A window of Fragaria vesca subsp. vesca linkage group LG7, FraVesHawaii_1.0, whole genome shotgun sequence contains these coding sequences:
- the LOC101301152 gene encoding putative F-box protein At4g17565-like, with product MADETTFQPLQNWSELPIDVLELILSKLSVRYILRLQAVSRSFYNAVKYVLQSSSSSFTCLAEPPWIYPGVDRHRGFRFQSLDQDRKIDHLNQNKMARKFRDHICVGSSQSWLLLLGKTLDLTLLNPIFAVQFPLPPCSTIPCFRRFDQRSIFYNANEFSTVSVWLSQLYPVRVSIMYGEGPYHIAYCTTDADGEWTNLLDKYTWKGLYMNSCRYLDQLYALREDMTVEVWDFSTSLPVKRMEIRADHAPVVPKRRNRAVETVYIAKTVEDLLIVTKWGNVCVYKLDYNSDGSYRWVETESIGNSELVLKGYESLLTSKADDATEGSSNSVYFTSGGSRRLFAYSLREKRAEPVKDLAVSLPLFAKLFDPNPSFFY from the coding sequence ATGGCGGACGAAACAACCTTTCAGCCGTTGCAGAATTGGTCCGAACTTCCGATCGACGTTTTAGAACTGATTTTATCAAAATTGTCAGTGAGGTACATACTACGTTTACAAGCAGTTTCTCGTTCCTTCTATAATGCTGTCAAATATGTGTTACAGTCGTCATCGTCGTCATTCACTTGCTTAGCTGAACCTCCCTGGATCTACCCTGGTGTCGATCGTCATCGTGGGTTTCGTTTTCAAAGTCTTGATCAGGACCGCAAGATCGACCACTTGAATCAGAATAAGATGGCCCGGAAGTTTCGTGATCACATTTGCGTTGGATCGTCCCAATCTTGGCTGCTTCTTTTGGGCAAAACCCTAGATCTCACACTCTTGAATCCTATATTCGCAGTTCAATTTCCTCTGCCTCCCTGCTCTACTATTCCATGTTTCAGGCGGTTTGATCAGAGGTCAATTTTCTATAATGCTAATGAATTTAGCACAGTTAGTGTATGGCTTTCGCAACTTTATCCGGTTAGGGTTTCGATCATGTATGGTGAAGGACCATACCACATTGCGTATTGTACAACAGATGCAGATGGTGAGTGGACAAATTTGTTGGATAAATATACCTGGAAAGGACTATACATGAACAGTTGTCGCTATCTTGACCAACTCTATGCATTACGGGAAGACATGACGGTTGAAGTATGGGATTTCTCGACTTCCCTTCCGGTAAAGAGGATGGAAATCCGAGCTGATCATGCGCCTGTGGTTCCAAAAAGAAGAAACCGTGCTGTGGAAACAGTCTACATAGCGAAAACAGTAGAAGATCTGCTGATCGTTACCAAATGGGGAAACGTTTGTGTTTATAAGCTGGATTACAATTCTGATGGTAGCTACAGATGGGTAGAGACCGAGTCCATTGGCAATAGTGAATTGGTTTTGAAAGGATACGAGTCACTTTTAACCTCAAAAGCTGATGATGCTACAGAAGGCAGTAGTAACTCAGTTTACTTCACCTCTGGAGGAAGCCGTAGATTATTTGCGTATAGTCTTAGAGAGAAAAGAGCAGAACCGGTAAAAGATTTGGCAGTTAGCCTCCCTCTATTTGCTAAACTCTTTGATCCTAATCCTTCATTCTTTTATTAG